From the Astyanax mexicanus isolate ESR-SI-001 chromosome 9, AstMex3_surface, whole genome shotgun sequence genome, one window contains:
- the LOC107196896 gene encoding cyclin-dependent kinase 5 activator 1-like gives MASSSVQVHHLIHGEEEKKKQGMKRSRSQLTPGTPAAPEDSPVKRRKIQTSTPVPLTHWTVVRNTFCSRLLRLVGEYLCRRCRLLTGLRPTVPPFWILNVDTTLTVLGYQQQPFICSGTVAFLYMVLRDTVSAEMASVEELRAVLLSCLYVSYAYIGHEISYPALPFIMKTDRRTFWKRTLNITQRMSRNMLEINISPHVFAKVISDLKKETAH, from the coding sequence atggCCAGCTCATCGGTGCAGGTTCATCATCTCATCCAtggagaagaggagaagaagaaacagGGAATGAAGAGGAGCAGGTCCCAGCTGACACCCGGAACTCCTGCAGCTCCTGAAGATTCACCAGTGAAGAGGAGGAAGATACAGACCTCCACACCTGTCCCTCTCACTCACTGGACGGTCGTCAGGAACACCTTTTGCTCTCGGCTGCTGCGGTTGGTAGGAGAGTACTTGTGCCGCCGCTGTCGACTCCTCACGGGTCTTCGTCCCACCGTCCCCCCGTTCTGGATCCTCAACGTGGACACGACGCTGACCGTGCTCGGATATCAGCAGCAGCCCTTCATCTGCTCAGGCACCGTGGCCTTTCTCTACATGGTGTTGCGTGACACTGTGTCAGCGGAGATGGCCAGCGTGGAGGAGCTGCGGGCGGTGCTCCTCTCCTGCCTGTATGTATCGTATGCGTACATCGGTCATGAGATCTCCTACCCAGCACTGCCTTTCATCATGAAGACGGACAGGCGGACATTTTGGAAGCGCACACTGAACATCACCCAGCGCATGAGCCGGAACATGCTGGAGATCAACATCTCGCCACATGTCTTCGCCAAGGTCATTTCTGACCTGAAGAAAGAGACGGctcattaa